CTGCCCACACCGGAGTCGAGGTCGCCGATCCCGGCCGCCGCGCGGCCCGTACCGTTGTGCAGCCGGTGCGCACCGTCGTTGAGCGTGTCCGCGCCGGCGGCCAGCCGGGCATTGCCGGCGGCCAGTTTGCGCGCCCCCGACGACACCTTGTGCGCCCCGTCGTTCAGATCGTTGATCTTCTTGACCGCGGCGTCCATGTCGGCGCCCAGGGTGGGCCCGCGCTGCGCCAGCTCGTTCGCCAGGGAGTGCAGCGTGTCCAGATCCCGGCCCAGTTGGTCGAGGTTCTCCTGGTCGTGGACGTACCCGCTGACCTCCTTGGCCTTGTCCGCCGCGGTGGCCGCCTCCTCCTTGAGCTGCTTCAGCTCTGCGCAGGAGGTGTCGAGCTGCACCCCACTCTCACAGCGCAGCCGGTAATAGGCGGCCATGTGGTCGGAGATCCCCCGGGAGAGCTTCGCTCCCGCGGAGGCCGCGGCGGGGAGCTTGTCCAGGTGGTCACGGACCGCCTGCGAACCGTCGGCGACGAGCTGCGCCGCCTCGCCGATCTCCTTGCCGTGCGCCCGGATGAAGGGCCCCACCTTGCCGACGACCCCGTTGACCTTGTCGGCCAGCTGCTGGGTGCCCTGCGCCACCTGCCCGGAACCGTCGGCCAGTTGGCGCGAGCCGTGGGCGGCGGTCCCGGCTCCCCGGGCGAGATCGGAGCTGCCCCGGGAGAGCCGCCCCGCGCCCGCGTCGAGGTCGCCCAGGCCGGTGACCAGCTTGCCGCTGCCGTTCTTCGCGGTGCCCAGGCCGTCGGCCAGCTTGCCCGTGCCGTGCTTGGCCTGACCGATGCCGTCCTCGAGCCGGTCGGCGCCGTCCGCGGCCTGTTCGGTCTTGCCGTGCAGCGTCGAGAAGGAGACAAAGATCTTGTTGAGGAAGGTGCGCGACGACTTCGTGGAGGCCGCGGAGCGCACCTCGGAGAACACCGTCCGGGAGATCTGCCCGACGATGTAGTTGTTCGCGTCGTTCGTCCGCACCTTGAGGGCGCCGGTTTCGGGATGGTCCCCGGAGCTGGAGGCGATCCGCCGGCTGAAGTCCTTCGGGATGGACAGCGAGAGGTAGTACGAGCCGTCCTCCACGCCCCGGGCGGCCTCCTTGGCGTCCACCGGCCGCCAGTCGAAGGTGTGGCTGTCCCGCAGCCCCGAGACGATGCTGTCGCCCGCCGAGATCCGCTTCCCGTCAACGGCCGCGCCCGTGTCCTCGTTGACCAGCGCGACCGGAATCTTGTCCAGCCGCCCGTACGGGTCCCAGAAGGACCACAGGTAGAGCGCGCCGTACAGGAGCGGCAGCAGCAGGAGGGCGGCCAGTGCGGCGCGCGGCAGCTTCCCCCGGCCGAACCGCTTCAGCTCAAGCGCGGCCAGTTTCGGCGAGCGCATCGGCCGCCCCCTCCTCGTCGTCGTGCCCGTCGGCGGCGGGAGTGCCGGCCGGTGTGCTGTCCGTGTTGTCCGCGCTGCCGGTACCGTCCGATCCGTACGGGCCGCTCTGGCTGCCCGTACGCACCAGCACCACATCCGCGTCGCCCTCCGGCGGCTCGCTGCACACCGCGAGCACCGTGGTGCCGGCCGCCGCGAGGCCGTGCAGCATCTTCCAGGCCGCGGCGCGCTCGTCGGCGGACAGCTTCAGATCGGTGTCGTCGACGGCCAGCAGCCGGGGGCCGCCGATCAGCGCGAGCGCCACGGACAGCCGCAGCGCCTCCAGCCGTTCCAGGTCGCGCACGGACGTACGGATCCCCTTGGGCAGCGTCTCCAGGTCGAGGCCGGCCGCCGACAGCGCGGCGTCCACCAGGGCGCGGGCCGCGGCCCTGCGCTCCTGCCGCGGCCGCAGCAGCGCCCGCAGCGATCCGCCGAACCGGCCCTGCAACAGGGCGCGTTCCCGCAGATGCTCGCCCACGGTGAACGCCGGATCGAGCTCGGCGACCCCCGGCACATGGGCGAGCGCGGTGACGGACCGGACCGCGGCCTTCTTCTTCGGCAGCGGCAGTCCGTCGACCTCGGCGGTGCCCGCGGCGGACTTCATCCGGCCGGTGAGCGCGAGCAGCAGACACGTACGGCCCGAGCCCGAAGGGCCCTGTATGGCGATCAGTGAGCCGGGCCCGGCGGTGAAGTCGATGTTCCGGAACGCCCATCCGCGGGGGCCCTTGACCCCGAATCCCGCGGCCGTGACCGCCGCCCCGTGCGGGGTGCTGTCCACGATCCCCTCCCTTGAACTGACTGGTCAGTTCAAAAAGTATGCCGCACCCCACCCCCCGTTCCGCAAGGGGATGTCGGGAATCCGTTCCCGCGCCTGCGCGGGCGAACCCGTCCCCTTTCCGACGAAAGTGCAGGTCAGTGTCGATTGTCAGTGGTGCACGTCACGATGGGCTCATACGGTCCGAATCGGCATTCGGTCCCGAACCGGCATGCGACGACAGGAGGTTCGTCATGGCAGCTCGTCCCGACAGGGGCAGCTCCGCTGCGTACGGTCCCCCGAGCGATGTCCACCCCGTCCTGCGGCGGGCGACCGCACCACCCGCCGCACTCGACCTGCTCACCCAGGCCCAGCAGGGCCTCGACGAAGCACAGACCCTCGAAACCCCCAACGAGCAGTTCGCCACGGCCCATCTGGCCGCGCTGCGCACCGCCGCCGCCGTCCTCGCCGTCCGCGGCCGGCCGGAGACCACCGTGCGCCGCAGGCAGCGTATCCGCAGCGCCTGGGAGGTGCTGCCCGAGGTCGCGCCCGAACTGGCCGAGTGGAGCGCCCTGTTCGCCGCCGGCGCCGCCCGCCGCGCGAAGGCCGAGGCCGGTATAGCGGGCGCGGCCAGCCGCCGTGACGCCGACGATCTCGTGCGCGACGCCGCCATGTTCCTGCGCCTGGTGGAGCGGATGCTGCTCCTCCAGCCCTCACTGCCACCCCAGCGGGCGGGGTGAGGAGCGACTGAGCCGGGGAGGCGGAGGAGGCGGAGGTGGAGGAGGCGGAGGTGGAGGAGGGGAGTGGGGTGGGGGCGGGGCCCGGACCCGCCGTCCCGCCGGGCGCCACGTTCGCTCCGGGCGGCTCCGCAGGCGGCGGACGGCGCGGGACGGAATAGGGTGGTGGACGCCTAGACGTTCATGCCCCCGCCGAGGAGCCACCCGCCGTGTCTGACCCGCTGCGCCCGCGCGCATCCCTTCGTACCGCCGTGGTCTGGGAGGTCCTCAAGGACGCCCTGGAGCGCCGGGTCAAGGCCGCCGGCCGCGACGCCCTGGACGTCCTCGACACCGGCGGCGGCACCGGCAACTTCGCCGTGCCGGTCGCCCGCCTCGGCCACCGCGTCACGGTCGTCGACCCCAGCCCCAACGCCCTCTTCGCCCTGGAGCGCCGTGCCGCGGAGGCGGGCGTCGCCGACCGGGTACGCGCGGTCCAGGGCGACGCCCACGGCCTGTTCGACGTCGTCGAGCGCGGCGGCTACGACACCGTGCTCTGCCACGGCGTGCTGGAGTACGTCGACGACCCGGCCGAGGGCGTCCGCAACGCCGTCGACGCGCTGCGCCCGGCCGGTACCCTCAGCCTGCTCGCGGCCGGTCTGGGCGGCGCCGTTCTCGCACGCGCCCTCGCGGGCCACTTCACTGAGGCCCGCCAGGCCCTCACCGACCCGGCCGGACGCTGGGGCGAGGGCGACCCGGTGCCGCGCCGTTTCACCGCCGAGCAGCTCACCGAGCTGGTGTCCGCCACCGGCCTGGAGGTCGGCGCGGTCCACGGTGTACGTGTCTTCGCCGACCTGGTCCCCGGGGTGCTCGTGGACACCGAGCCGGGCGCCATGGAGGCCCTGCTGAAGCTCGAGGCGGCCGCCGCCGAACAGCCCGCGTTCCACTCCGTGGCCACCCAGCTGCACGTCCTCGCGGAGCGCGACTGACCCACGCGGCTCACGCGACTACCGCGTGCAGTCGGCCACAGACCACCCGATCAGCCCCTTCGCCCCGTATGATCGGGGTACGACGTTCCGGCATGACGGATAGGCGGGTGGGGAATGCAGGCAGCATCACCACCGGTCGCCGTGGCGGCCCGGACAGTGAACTGGCGTCGAGGGGCGGGTTTCACGGGGGCGATTCCCTGCCTATCCTGAAAGGGTCGCACCCCGGTCGCCCCCCGCGACCGACGAGTAGGAGGACTCCGTGCCGCTCTCGGAGCACGAGCAGCGCATGCTCGAGCAAATGGAGCGAGCGCTGTACGCCGAAGATCCCAAGTTCGCGACAGCGCTTGAGGGAAGCGGGCTGCGTACGTACACCCGGCGACGGGTCTACCAAGCGGTCGCGGGCTTCCTGGTGGGTATCGCCCTGCTCATGGCCGGCATGGTCGCGCAGCAGATCTGGATCAGTGTGGTGGGCTTCCTCGTCATGCTCGGCTGCGCCGTGCTGGCGGTCACCGGCTGGCGCAAGGCTCCCAAGCCCGGTGAGCAGCAGTCCGGTGCGGGTGCCGGAGGTGGCACAGGTGCCCCGGCGCGCCGTCAGGCCAGGCAGCGGCGCTCGATGATGAACCGTATCGAGGACCGCTGGCAGCGGCGCAGGGACGAACAGCAGGGCCACTGAGCGACGACGGGCCCGTGGGATTTCCTCGAGCCCGTCGAGAGCGTGGTCTTGGGCGAATCTCTCGCGCCCTCCGGAGACGTTTCTTTTCGTCGTTCTTCCAGTTGCGGCTTGCGGCGCTTTGCGTCACTCTTTCCCGCCGAATTTTTGACGATGCAGTTCGCCGTCTCCGGCCCGCAGTTCGTCCTCCGGTGGGCCCGATGCTTCTCCGCTGATTCCCGGCCTGCGGTGCGCAACGGCGTGCTCCGTCGGCGCCGGAAGGCAAAAGGTGCTGGGGCCGCCCGATTCTGTCGGGCGGCCCCAGCACTTTTCTCGTGTTTTCATGCCGCGTGGTCATGCCCGCCGCGGGCCCGGCCGGAGGGCGGCCAGCGCGCGCCGTGCCGCGGCCACCGGGCGGCTGGTACGGCACCGGAGCAGCAGCGCCGACCAGCGGGCCGACCAGGCCCAGCGGAGCCGGGCCGCGGAGCGCGGGGCGAGCTGGGCACGCAGCCGCAGACCACGGCTGGCGCCGGCCCGCAACCCGGCCCGTACCTGCTGTACGTCCAGGGCGAGTCCGGACACCGGCTGCGGTTGCGGGGCGTACAGGATCTGCTCGACCGCCGCCGCCGCTCTGCGGGCGGCAGCGGCGGGCTCCGGTTGCAGATCTCCGATGCGGATGATGCGCTCGGCGGCCTTGCGCGGGGTCAGTGACTCGTCCGGCAGGATGCCGAAGTCCCAGGCGGTGTCCAGCAGCTCCCGCCAGGCGGCGAGGGTGCCCGCGGCCGTGTCGCCGTCCGGACCCGCCAGTCGTCCGGAGCGTATGCGCAGGCGCCACAGCAGCGGGCCCGCGGGCAGCAGCAGGACGAGCGCCCCGGCCAGGGCTATGAGGGCGATCGTCCAGGGGGACGAGCCGCCGTCCGGCGGGCCGCTGCCGGACTCCGCGGGCAGCGAGACGCAGGCCTTACCGGAGCCGGACCGTTGCTCATCGGGGCCACAGGACGGGGCGGCCGACGGGTCCTCCGAGGGGGCCGTGGACCGGGAGGGCGCGGGGTCCGGGCTGCCCGGGTCGGGTGTGTCCGGGGTGTCGGGGTACGCGTAGTCAGGGATGCTGCCGCGGCTCGGGGTCGGTTCGAAGCGGGTCCAGCCGATGCCCTGGAAGTACAGCTCGGGCCAGGCGTGCGCGTCCTTGAGACCGACCGAGGTCGTGCCGTCGGGCTGCTTGGTGCCGGGGGTGAAACCGACCGCTACTCGGGCCGGGATGCCCAGCGTCCGAGCCATCGCCGCCATGGAGAACGAGAAGTGGACGCAGAAGCCCTGCTTCTGCCGCAGGAAGCGCGCAATGGCCTCGGAACCGCTGCCGGCCCGGACGTCCGTGTTGTAGCTGAAGCCGCCGTTGAGCGCGAACCAGTCCTGGAGTTTGACGGCCTTGGCATAGGCGGTCGGGGCGCTCCGGGTGACCTGGCGGGCGGTGTTCCGGACGACCTGGGGCAGCGAGCGCGGGACCTTGGTGTACTCGCGCAGCAGGTCGGCGGGTGGCGCGGGGGCGTTGGCCAGCTGCTGGGACGTGGGCCGGACCTGAAGGCTCTCGACCTGGTACTGCAGGCCGTGGGTGTTCTGTCCGCGGTCCCCGACGAGCGTGCGGCCCTGGGGCTCGAAGCGCCAGCGCCCGGAGATGTCGACCTTGGACGCCGGGTAGGGGAGCGGCAGCCAGTTCTGGGCGTACCACTCGGCGGTCGAGATCGAGGTGTTGACGCGGTTGAGGTCGACCGAGGAGCTGAGGCCGGGCGGTCCCGGCAGCCGCTCGGGGACGTCCGTGACCGTGCGCTCGGACGGCTTCCAGGTCGTGCCGTCGAACTGGTCGAGGGCGACGATCCGCAGATACAGATCGCGGGTGTCGGCGGCGGTCGTGCGGTAGTTGAGGACTTCCTTGTCCTCGGGCTGGTTGAGGCTGTCCTGCAGCGACACCAGGGGGTTCACCGCGGAGATCGTGCCGCCTCCGCCGCCGGGGCCCGTACCGCTGCCGGAGGTGCCGAACAGCCCGCCGCCGAGAGAGGGCAGCAGGGCGGGCACCACCAGGGCGATCCCGAGGACCAGCGCACCGATCCGGCGGCCCGTACGGACCGGGGCCAGGGCGGAGCCGCCGAGGGCGGCGAATCCCTGTCCGCGGCCCGGCGGCCCCGCTGCGCCGCCCACCCCGCCGAACACCCGGCCCCACTGGGAGAGCCGGTCACGCCCCTCGGCCAGCAGGAGCAGCAGATAGCCGGCCGCCGCGATCAGGAACCGCAGCCACCCCGCGCCGCCCTGGGACAGCCCCGCCGCGACCGAGTAGAGCGCGAGCAGCGGCAGTCCGGCGGGTGCGGCGCTGCGGTAGGTGACCGCCAGCGCGTCCACGATCAGGCCGATCACCAGCACGCCGGCGATCAGCAGCAGCCGGATGCCGGGGGTGACGGGAGCGGGGCTGGCGTACCGGCCGACGTCTCGTACACCGGCCTGCACCAGCCGGCTGAATTCCGCCAGGGCGTCCGGTCCCGGCAGCAGGCCGAGGATCGCCTCGCCCGGAGTGAAGAGCAGGGTCATCAGCAGCACGCAGGCCAGGGCCTGGGCGCCGATGACCAGCGGTCCGGCCAGGGGGGCCCGGCGGGCGGCCGCGCCCACTCCCGTCACGAGGGCCAGCAGGACCGCCGCCTGGATCAGCCAGCTGATCGGTTCCACCAGTGGCAGCAGTGCGCCGGCGGCACACAGCGTGGCCACCGCCGCACACAGCGCCAGCCGCGCCCGGCCGCTCATGCCTGTGCCTCACTTCGCTCGGGGCCGCCCGGGCAACGCCCGCGCCGGCCGCTGATCCGGCCGCGGGGGCAGCGCGCCCCCGGCCGTCCGTCCGCGAGCAGCCCCTCGTCCCTCAGCTGCCGCCCGTCCGTGATCCGCCCTCGGCTCACGCTCGCGTTCATGACCGGCCTCCCGCCACCGTCTCCGGGGCGCCCGTGCGCTCTCCGGCCGCGCGCCACAGGGCGGCGAGGGTGTCGCCGGGTGTCACCGGCAGCGCCGTCCAGCCGGCCTTCCGCAGCAGCCGCAGGCGTTCGGCCACCGGGACCTGGCCGTCGGAGAATCTGATGCCGCCGGGGCCCCGCGTCCAGGCGTCGCCGTCCAGGACGAAGGCGACGGCCGCGCCGCTGCGCTGCCGCATCCGCCCGGCGACCGCCGCCTGCTCCTCGTCCAGGTCGCCGAAGAAGGCGACCAGCAGTCCTTCGTTGCCCCCGCGCAGCACGTCGTACGCCGCCGACAGGCCCTCCTCCTCGGAGTGCTCCACGACGGCGAGGGTGTCCAGCAGCAGTCCCGCGGCGTCGGCGGAGTCGGTGCCGCCCGCGAAGCTGCCGGCGCCGTCGGGGCCGGGCACCGAGCTGCCGGTGTCGGTCAGCAGCCGCACCGAGAAGCCGCGCTCCAGCAGATGCACCGCGGTGGAGGCGGCGCCCGCCACCGCCCACTCGAAGGCAGAGTCGGGGCCCGAGCCCGGGTGGGCGGTCTCGCGGGTGTCGAGCAGGACCGTGCAGCGCGCCTTCTGCGGCTGCTCCTCCCTGCGGACCATCAGTTCGCCGTAGCGCGCGGTGGAGCGCCAGTGGATGCGGCGCAGATCGTCGCCGTGCCTGTAACCGCGAGGAATGACGTCGTCCTCCCCGGCCAGCGCCGGCGAGCGGTGCCGCCCGTCGCCGTACCCGGCGGCCTCGCCCGCCGGCCGCACCGCCGGCAGCGGTTCGACCCGCGGCACGACGGTCAGGGTGTCGGAGGCGCTGAACGAGCGGATCAGCTCGCACATCCCGAACGGGTCCGAGAGGCGCAGCTGCAACGGCCCCAGCGGATAGCGTCCGCGCAGGTCGGAGCGGACGCGGTAGGAGACCTCGCGGCGGCCGCCGGCCTCGACCCGGTCCAGGACGAAGCGCGGCCGGGGCCCGAGGACATACGGCACCCGGTCCTGGAGCATCAGTACGCCCGTCGGCAGCCGGGAGATGTTCTCCATCCGCAGCCGCACCCGGGATTCGGTGGCCGCGGGCACCCGGGCGGGGGCGAGCGTACGGCTGCCCGCGACGCGGTAGCGGGTGCGGTGCAGGACCAGGACGCACACCAGCGGGAGGGCGGCGAGCAGCAGACCGACCCGCAGCAGATCCGCCTGCCCGAGGAGGTAGGAGCACACCGTGGCGGCCATCCCGGCCGCCAGGAACGACCTGCCCCGTGTCGTCAGCCCCCCGAGGGCCGCCCGCCAGCCGTCCCGTTCCGGAGTGCCCTCGCTCCCCCCGTCGGACATCACAACCCCCGTACGCCGGGCGGCTGCTGGCCGGGTGTCCGCCACGGCTGTGCGGACGGTTCGGGAACCGGGACGCGCTGCAGGATCTCCAGCACGATCTGCTCGGCCGTACGGCGGTTCAACTGGGCCTGGGCGGTGGGCAGCAGCCGGTGCGCGAGCACCGCCACCGCCAGCGACTGGACATCGTCCGGGAGGGTGTACTCCCGCCCCTGGAGCGCGGCCGAGGCCTTGGCGGCGCGCAGCAGATGCAGGGTCGCCCGCGGTGAGGCGCCGAGCCGCAGCTCGGGGTGGCTGCGGGTGGCCACCACCAGATCGACGGTGTACCGGCGCACCGCTTCGGCGACATGGACCGTGCGCACCGCGTCGATCAGCTTCACGATCTCGTGGGCGTGCGCGACCGGCTGGAGGTCGTCGAGCGGCGAGGCGCCGCCGTGCACATCCAGCATCTGCAGCTCGGCCGCCGGGCTGGGGTAGCCGATCGACACCCGTGCCATGAAGCGGTCGCGCTGCGCCTCGGGGAGCGGGTACGTGCCCTCCATCTCCACCGGGTTCTGGGTGGCGACCACCATGAACGGGTCGGGCAGTTCGTAGGTCTGCCCGTCCATCGTGACCTGACGCTCCTCCATGGACTCCAGGAGCGCCGACTGGGTCTTGGGCGAGGCGCGGTTGATCTCGTCGCCGATCACGATCTGGGAGAAGATCGCGCCGGGCTTGAACTCGAAGTCCCGCTGCTGCTGGTCGAAGATGCTGACGCCGGTGATGTCGGAGGGCAGCAGGTCGGGCGTGAACTGGATGCGCCGCACCGAGCAGTCGATGGAGCGGGCCAGCGCCTTGGCGAGCATGGTCTTGCCGACGCCGGGCACATCCTCGATGAGCAGATGTCCCTCGGCCAGCAGCACGGTCAGCGCGAGCCGTACGACCTCCGGCTTGCCCTCGATCACTTCCTCCACCGACCGGTGAACCCGCTCCGCGGTGGTGGTCAGATCGCTGAGGCTCGCTCGTTCGTCATACGTCGTCACTCGGCCCTCCTCGGCCCCGTACTACGGGCCGATGCCCCCTCTGCGGACCCGGCCCACCCCGAAAGTGCGCATCGCGCCCGGCCGGGGCCGGGACGACGGCACCTACGCATTCTTGCTGCCCGCGCGGCTTCGCGTCATGACCTGTGGATAACTCACAACGTTATCCCCCGGCCTTCCCGGCGAACCCGGCATTCCGGGCGGGATCCGGGCGCCGGGACGGCCGGGGCGGGGTCAGTTCTGCGGGTCGATCTCCCGCAGCAGGCCGGTCGTCACGTCGAAAACGAAGCCGCGGACGTCATCGGTGTGCAGGAGGAAGGGGGAGGTGCGCACCCGCTGCATGGACTGCCGTACGTCCTCGTCGAGATCCTTGAACGCCTCGACCGCCCAGGTGGGGCGCTGTCCGACCTCGGCCGCCAGCTCGTGGCGGAAGTCCTCGGTCAGGCTGAGCAGACCGCACCCGGTGTGGTGGATGAGGACGACGGAGCGGGTGCCGAGCGCCCGCTGGCTGATCGTCAGGGAGCGAATGATGTCGTCGGTGACCACCCCGCCGGCATTGCGGATGGTGTGGCAGTCGCCGAGTTGGAGGCCGAGCGCGGCGTGCAGGTCGAGCCGGGCGTCCATACAGGCCACGACGGCGACATTGCGGACGGGCCGGGCGTCCATCCCGGGGTCGGTGAAGGCGGCGGCATAGTGCTTGTTCGCCTCGACGAGACTGTCGGTGACCGTCTCACCGGAGCGCACGGCGGAACCGTCGGCGGAGGGGGGCAGCGGTTGCGACGCAGGTATGGGCATGGATTCAAGGTAATAGGCGGCGGCCTTTTCGGCTGCATGAGAGGTCGGGCATAGGGGTCATCATCACTCCTTGTGAGGTAACCCACAGGTCTGACCGTCTCGCCGCCGTCCGGGTGAGAAGCCCGCGGCAAAGGCGGCGGGAAAGCCGTCGCAGGACGCGCGGAACCGGTTGATTGACCGGGGCAGCCGGTGGACTAAAGTGGCGCGAAGTGGGAGGCGTGACGCTCTCCTTGGATACCGAATTCCTCGCGTGCGCGCATCGTACGTACGGCTCGGCCTCCTCCCGCTCCCATGGTCTTCCGACGTCACTTCCCCGTCGCCGGAGGGCCACTTCCCCTTCAGAGCGGGCGGGGACCAAGCGGTACGTGCGGCATCCCCCAGCCAGCGGCCGGGGCCCCACCTGCCGCCCAGCCCATCGGAAGGCACATGAGCGAGCGTAGCGAGCGAATCAGGAAGAGGTGCGCGCTCTGCCGAGGCAGGCGGGCCGAGCGCGGCGAGGTCCTGGCATGAACAGCAGCACCCGCCACGTACCCGTCATGCTCCAGAGGTGTCTGGACCTGCTCGCGCCCGCGCTCGCCGAGCCCGGTGCGGTCGTCGTCGACTGCACGCTCGGCCTCGGAGGGCACAGCGAGGCACTGCTGTCCACCTTCCCGGCGGCCCGGCTCATCGCCCTCGACCGCGACCCGTCCGCCCTGAAGCTGGCGGGCGAGCGGCTCGCCCCGTACGGAGACCGTGCCACCCTGGTGCACGCCGTCTACGACGAGCTCCCCGAGGTCCTCGACCGGCTCGGGACCCCGCGCGTCCAGGGCGTGCTGTTCGACCTCGGCGTCTCCTCCATGCAGCTCGACGAGGCCGACCGCGGCTTCGCGTACGCGCAGGACGCCCCGCTGGACATGCGGATGGACCAGTCGACCGGCATCAGCGCCGCGGATGTCCTCAATACCTACGCGCCCGGTGAGCTGGTCCGGATCCTGCGCTCCTACGGGGAGGAGAAGCAGGCCAAACGGATCGTCGAGGCCGTCGTCCGCGAGCGCGCCAAGGAGCCGTTCACCAACAGTGCGCGGCTGGTCGAGCTGATCCGTGACGCGCTGCCGCAGGCCGCCAAGCGCACCGGCGGCAACCCCGCCAAGCGCACGTTCCAGGCGCTGCGCATCGAGGTCAACGGGGAGCTGGCGAGCGTGGAGCGGGCCGTCCCGGCCGCCGTGCAGGCGCTCGCGGTCGGCGGCCGGATCGCCGTGCTCGCCTACCACTCGCTGGAGGACCGCCTGGTCAAGCAGGTCTTCGCGGCCGGCGCGGCCAACACGGCGCCGCCCGGGCTGCCGGTGGTCCCCGAGCGCTACCAGCCCCGGCTCAAGCTGCTGACCCGCGGCGCCGAACTCCCCACGGAGGAGGAGATCGCCGAGAACCGCCGGGCCGCGCCCGCCCGGCTGCGCGGCGCGGAGCGCATCCGCGAGAACGTCGAGGACACCGCATGAAAGGCCAGGGGCCGCGCGGCAGACAGAAACGCCTCGCCGCGCTGTTCCCCTCCGGCGCGGGTGCCCGCGGCACCGCGGCCCGCACCCCCTTCGTGCTCCTCATCGTCGTCCTCCTCGGCTCCGGCCTGATCACGCTGCTGCTGCTGAACTCCGCCCTCAACCAGGGGTCGTTCGAGCTCAGCAAGCTGGAGAAGCAGACCGAGGAGCTGACGGACGAGCAGCAGGCGCTGCAGCAGGACGTGGACGCCTACTCGGCGCCGGGCGCGCTGGAGCGGCGCGCCCGGAAGCTGGGGATGGTGCCCGGCGGCACCCCGGTCTTCCTGCTCCCGGACGGCACGGTTCGCGGCCGGCCGAGCGTGGCCGGACCGACGGGGGCGCCGCTGAGCAGCTCCGCCGCGCCCTCGCCCCTCGGCGCCACCGCCCGTACCGCCCTGCCCCGTCCGGCGCTGCCGCCGGTCCCGGCCCTGGCCGGGGTGCTGGGCCCGGACAGCGCACCGGGCACCGAGGCGACATCGGCCGATCCGGCCACCCTGGTCTCCCCGGCCCCCTCGGCCGCCCCGGCGTCCCTGGCCTCGTCCGCCTCGCGTACCCCGTCCGGCAGCGCCGCCCCCACCGCACCCGCGCCCGCCCCCTTCCCGACGACCTCCGGCAGGTGAACGCGGCATGACCGAGCCCAGGGACCCTCGCCGGGTGCCGCGCCCCGCCCAGCGCGGGGGCCGGGCCGGCAGCGGCGCCGGCCGCCCGCCCGCCGCCAAGCGCCCCGCGCCCCGCCCCGGCTCCCGGCCCGGCCGGCCCCGGCCTGCCGCCCGCCCCGCGCGCCCCCGCCCCGGGACCCCGGTGCTCCGCCTCGGC
This genomic stretch from Streptomyces nigrescens harbors:
- a CDS encoding YhgE/Pip family protein, with the translated sequence MRSPKLAALELKRFGRGKLPRAALAALLLLPLLYGALYLWSFWDPYGRLDKIPVALVNEDTGAAVDGKRISAGDSIVSGLRDSHTFDWRPVDAKEAARGVEDGSYYLSLSIPKDFSRRIASSSGDHPETGALKVRTNDANNYIVGQISRTVFSEVRSAASTKSSRTFLNKIFVSFSTLHGKTEQAADGADRLEDGIGQAKHGTGKLADGLGTAKNGSGKLVTGLGDLDAGAGRLSRGSSDLARGAGTAAHGSRQLADGSGQVAQGTQQLADKVNGVVGKVGPFIRAHGKEIGEAAQLVADGSQAVRDHLDKLPAAASAGAKLSRGISDHMAAYYRLRCESGVQLDTSCAELKQLKEEAATAADKAKEVSGYVHDQENLDQLGRDLDTLHSLANELAQRGPTLGADMDAAVKKINDLNDGAHKVSSGARKLAAGNARLAAGADTLNDGAHRLHNGTGRAAAGIGDLDSGVGRLKDGAQTLNGGMFKLSDGSQKLAGGLHDGAKQIPDYGKKDRDAHTLVMSDPVQLSSDAAHKAPNYGTGFAPYFIPLSLWVGAMVAYMLIQPLNRRALAMGASSWRVALSGWLPVFGVGVLQTAALMSVLHFALGLEMVRAAGTIGFLVLVTACFSAIVQWLNAQFGPAGRILVLALLMLQLTSAGGTYPVQTSPGFFAAIHPYLPMSYIVEGLRRLITGGDLAPVWQGSVVLLAFTAGALALTSLTARGRQVVRMKDLHPELSL
- a CDS encoding ATP-binding cassette domain-containing protein, which produces MDSTPHGAAVTAAGFGVKGPRGWAFRNIDFTAGPGSLIAIQGPSGSGRTCLLLALTGRMKSAAGTAEVDGLPLPKKKAAVRSVTALAHVPGVAELDPAFTVGEHLRERALLQGRFGGSLRALLRPRQERRAAARALVDAALSAAGLDLETLPKGIRTSVRDLERLEALRLSVALALIGGPRLLAVDDTDLKLSADERAAAWKMLHGLAAAGTTVLAVCSEPPEGDADVVLVRTGSQSGPYGSDGTGSADNTDSTPAGTPAADGHDDEEGAADALAETGRA
- a CDS encoding SAV_6107 family HEPN domain-containing protein; translation: MAARPDRGSSAAYGPPSDVHPVLRRATAPPAALDLLTQAQQGLDEAQTLETPNEQFATAHLAALRTAAAVLAVRGRPETTVRRRQRIRSAWEVLPEVAPELAEWSALFAAGAARRAKAEAGIAGAASRRDADDLVRDAAMFLRLVERMLLLQPSLPPQRAG
- a CDS encoding methyltransferase; protein product: MSDPLRPRASLRTAVVWEVLKDALERRVKAAGRDALDVLDTGGGTGNFAVPVARLGHRVTVVDPSPNALFALERRAAEAGVADRVRAVQGDAHGLFDVVERGGYDTVLCHGVLEYVDDPAEGVRNAVDALRPAGTLSLLAAGLGGAVLARALAGHFTEARQALTDPAGRWGEGDPVPRRFTAEQLTELVSATGLEVGAVHGVRVFADLVPGVLVDTEPGAMEALLKLEAAAAEQPAFHSVATQLHVLAERD
- a CDS encoding DUF3040 domain-containing protein, with the protein product MPLSEHEQRMLEQMERALYAEDPKFATALEGSGLRTYTRRRVYQAVAGFLVGIALLMAGMVAQQIWISVVGFLVMLGCAVLAVTGWRKAPKPGEQQSGAGAGGGTGAPARRQARQRRSMMNRIEDRWQRRRDEQQGH
- a CDS encoding transglutaminaseTgpA domain-containing protein, translated to MSGRARLALCAAVATLCAAGALLPLVEPISWLIQAAVLLALVTGVGAAARRAPLAGPLVIGAQALACVLLMTLLFTPGEAILGLLPGPDALAEFSRLVQAGVRDVGRYASPAPVTPGIRLLLIAGVLVIGLIVDALAVTYRSAAPAGLPLLALYSVAAGLSQGGAGWLRFLIAAAGYLLLLLAEGRDRLSQWGRVFGGVGGAAGPPGRGQGFAALGGSALAPVRTGRRIGALVLGIALVVPALLPSLGGGLFGTSGSGTGPGGGGGTISAVNPLVSLQDSLNQPEDKEVLNYRTTAADTRDLYLRIVALDQFDGTTWKPSERTVTDVPERLPGPPGLSSSVDLNRVNTSISTAEWYAQNWLPLPYPASKVDISGRWRFEPQGRTLVGDRGQNTHGLQYQVESLQVRPTSQQLANAPAPPADLLREYTKVPRSLPQVVRNTARQVTRSAPTAYAKAVKLQDWFALNGGFSYNTDVRAGSGSEAIARFLRQKQGFCVHFSFSMAAMARTLGIPARVAVGFTPGTKQPDGTTSVGLKDAHAWPELYFQGIGWTRFEPTPSRGSIPDYAYPDTPDTPDPGSPDPAPSRSTAPSEDPSAAPSCGPDEQRSGSGKACVSLPAESGSGPPDGGSSPWTIALIALAGALVLLLPAGPLLWRLRIRSGRLAGPDGDTAAGTLAAWRELLDTAWDFGILPDESLTPRKAAERIIRIGDLQPEPAAAARRAAAAVEQILYAPQPQPVSGLALDVQQVRAGLRAGASRGLRLRAQLAPRSAARLRWAWSARWSALLLRCRTSRPVAAARRALAALRPGPRRA